Proteins co-encoded in one Ooceraea biroi isolate clonal line C1 chromosome 9, Obir_v5.4, whole genome shotgun sequence genomic window:
- the LOC105281591 gene encoding hemolymph lipopolysaccharide-binding protein-like: MFKYCLIILAFCQVQGYALMPSDTQTLPLLLNKPIRNKPNCSEVAEELSKKPVITMNGHNNYIVGQQIFYLYDTQRLEGLLPNNTEKVKDGYVHKFYLLKTTWNKARQTCVKEGGHLAIINSTSEEKVLLRMMQEKNISAAWLGLHDLYEEGDWVSILDEPLENTGYTSWTTKWPNQPDNNGGNQNCAALVSPEGGMDDVQCGILLHFFCKLPA, encoded by the exons ATGTTCAAGTATTGCTTAATTATTCTTGCTTTTTGTCAAGTCCAAGGATATGCACTTATGCCAAGTGATACTCAAACTCTTCCATTACTACTAAATAAGCCAATACGAAATAAGCCAAATTGCAGTGAAGTTGCAG AGGAATTAAGTAAGAAACCAGTGATTACTATGAATGGTCACAACAATTATATTGTGGGCcagcaaatattttacttatatgaCACGCAGCGATTAGAAGGATTATTACCGAATAATACGGAAAAAGTAAAAGATGGTTAcgtgcataaattttatttgctcaAAACTACATGGAATAAAGCTCGTCAGACTTGTGTCAAGGAAGGAG gtCATTTGGCCATTATTAACTCAACTTCTGAAGAAAAGGTTCTTTTACGTATGAtgcaagagaaaaatataagtgCAGCTTGGCTCGGTCTTCACGATCTTTATGAAGAGGGTGACTGGGTTAGCATTTTAGATGAGCCTTTAGAAAATACAGGTTACACTAGTTGGACAACTAAATGGCCAAACCAACCCGATAATAACGGTGGTAACCAAAATTGCGCGGCTCTCGTCTCTCCTGAAGGTGGAATGGACGATGTGCAGTGTGGTATTCTCCTTCATTTCTTCTGCAAACTTCCTGCGTAA
- the LOC105281592 gene encoding LOW QUALITY PROTEIN: hemolymph lipopolysaccharide-binding protein-like (The sequence of the model RefSeq protein was modified relative to this genomic sequence to represent the inferred CDS: substituted 1 base at 1 genomic stop codon): MVTLNGYNNIHVGQQIFYIYNVQQLEGLLPNNTHTKKLKGDGWLITPGSGAHKLHLRRATWNNARKACIQEGGHLAIINSVSEEEILLRMMEQNNINTAWLGIHDLYQEGDRVTILDEPLENTGYTNWTTKWPNRPDNYGGNXNCGNLVSPEGGLDDFSCGDSIPFFCEIPA, encoded by the exons ATGGTTACTCTAAATGGTTACAACAATATTCACGTGGGCcagcaaatattttacatatacaaCGTGCAGCAATTAGAAGGATTATTACCGAATAATACACAtacgaaaaaattaaaaggtGACGGTTGGCTTATTACACCTGGTAGTGGAGCgcataaacttcatttgcgCAGAGCTACATGGAATAACGCTCGCAAGGCTTGTATCCAGGAAGgag gTCATTTGGCCATTATTAATTCGGTTTCTGAGGAAGAGATTCTTTTACGTATGATGGaacagaataatataaatacagctTGGCTCGGAATTCACGATCTTTATCAAGAGGGTGATAGGGTTACTATTTTAGATGAGCCTTTAGAAAATACAGGTTACACCAATTGGACGACTAAATGGCCAAATCGACCTGATAATTACGGTGGTAATTAAAATTGCGGGAATCTCGTCTCTCCAGAAGGTGGACTCGACGATTTTAGTTGTGGTGATTCTATTCCTTTCTTCTGCGAAATTCctgcataa
- the LOC105281593 gene encoding hemolymph lipopolysaccharide-binding protein-like, with product MFKYLIVLAVLCQMQNTIAQSDTLPLPLPGSKTNCSQISGENKKPVINMTGYNNYHIDQQVFYLFNGQQLKQLLLNNNNTKKGIKDDYIITPGMGRHKLHLDAVTWNVARRACIQEGGHLAVINSISEEKLLLHMMEEKNISTAWLGLHDLYQEGDWVTILDEPIENTGYTRWSTKWFPVVNPNNAGGNQNCATLIFPEEGMDDVYCGHSVPFFCEQECKIVQH from the exons ATGTTTAAGTACTTAATTGTTCTTGCTGTTTTATGTCAAATGCAAAATACAATTGCACAAAGTGATACTCTTCCGTTACCACTACCTGGAAGTAAGACGAATTGTAGTCAAATTTCAG GAGAGAATAAAAAACCGGTGATTAATATGACTggatataataactatcacaTTGATCAgcaagtattttatttatttaacgggcaacaattaaaacaattattattgaataataataatacgaagAAAGGGATAAAAGACGATTATATCATCACACCTGGTATGGGAAGGCACAAGCTTCATCTTGATGCAGTTACGTGGAATGTTGCTCGCCGAGCTTGTATTCAGGAAGGAG gTCATTTGGCCGTTATCAACTCGATTTCTGAGGAGAAGTTGCTTTTACATATGATGGAAGAGAAGAATATAAGCACAGCTTGGCTCGGTCTTCACGATCTTTATCAAGAGGGTGACTGGGTTACCATTTTAGACGAGCCTATAGAAAATACAGGCTATACCAGGTGGTCGACTAAGTGGTTTCCAGTAGTAAATCCTAATAACGCTGGTGGCAATCAAAATTGTGCGACTCTTATCTTTCCGGAAGAGGGAATGGACGATGTATATTGTGGCCACTCAGTTCCTTTCTTCTGTGAACAGGAGTGTAAAATCGtgcaacattaa
- the LOC105281594 gene encoding uncharacterized protein LOC105281594 isoform X2, translated as MFEYFVLAFAFWCQIHEYVFAKTNTIYKGNLPTQIAPSEIPVLLNTSEHNCSENAGQLNNVPANGHNNYHVGQLIFYVYGEQQLKRLLPDNNLNIKPDNKHTEKLKKNDYLITPGIGAHKLHSRKVTWNKARQACIQEGDESLESTGYTRWTTKWPNEPNNAGGDQNCATLITWGGMADIKCDLSYSFFCEISI; from the exons ATGTTCGAGTATTTTGTACTCGCTTTTGCCTTTTGGTGCCAAATTCACGAATATGTATTCGCAAAAACtaatacaatttacaaagGCAATCTACCAACACAAATAGCACCATCAGAAATACCGGTATTGCTAAACACAAGTGAACACAATTGCAGTGAGAATGCAG GGCAGTTAAATAACGTACCGGCAAATGggcataataattatcatgtgggccaattaatattttacgtatATGGCGAGCAGCAATTAAAACGACTATTACCAGATAATAACCTGAATATTAAACCGGATAATAAACATacagaaaaattgaagaaaaatgatTATCTCATCACGCCTGGCATCGGAGCACACAAGCTTCATTCTCGCAAAGTTACTTGGAATAAAGCTCGTCAAGCTTGTATTCAAGAAGGAG ATGAATCCTTAGAAAGCACAGGGTACACCAGGTGGACGACTAAATGGCCAAACGAACCCAATAACGCCGGTGGTGATCAAAATTGTGCGACCCTTATTACCTGGGGCGGAATGGCTGATATAAAGTGTGATCTTTCGTATTCCTTTTTTTGTGAAATTTCTATATGA
- the LOC105281594 gene encoding hemolymph lipopolysaccharide-binding protein-like isoform X1 — protein sequence MFEYFVLAFAFWCQIHEYVFAKTNTIYKGNLPTQIAPSEIPVLLNTSEHNCSENAGQLNNVPANGHNNYHVGQLIFYVYGEQQLKRLLPDNNLNIKPDNKHTEKLKKNDYLITPGIGAHKLHSRKVTWNKARQACIQEGGHLAIINSALEEMILIHMLQDKNVTAGWLGLHDFYEEGDWVTILDESLESTGYTRWTTKWPNEPNNAGGDQNCATLITWGGMADIKCDLSYSFFCEISI from the exons ATGTTCGAGTATTTTGTACTCGCTTTTGCCTTTTGGTGCCAAATTCACGAATATGTATTCGCAAAAACtaatacaatttacaaagGCAATCTACCAACACAAATAGCACCATCAGAAATACCGGTATTGCTAAACACAAGTGAACACAATTGCAGTGAGAATGCAG GGCAGTTAAATAACGTACCGGCAAATGggcataataattatcatgtgggccaattaatattttacgtatATGGCGAGCAGCAATTAAAACGACTATTACCAGATAATAACCTGAATATTAAACCGGATAATAAACATacagaaaaattgaagaaaaatgatTATCTCATCACGCCTGGCATCGGAGCACACAAGCTTCATTCTCGCAAAGTTACTTGGAATAAAGCTCGTCAAGCTTGTATTCAAGAAGGAG GTCATTTGGCGATTATTAATTCGGCTTTAGAGGAAATGATTCTTATACATATGCTACAAGACAAAAACGTAACCGCGGGTTGGCTCGGCCTCCACGATTTCTACGAAGAGGGTGATTGGGTTACCATTTTAGATGAATCCTTAGAAAGCACAGGGTACACCAGGTGGACGACTAAATGGCCAAACGAACCCAATAACGCCGGTGGTGATCAAAATTGTGCGACCCTTATTACCTGGGGCGGAATGGCTGATATAAAGTGTGATCTTTCGTATTCCTTTTTTTGTGAAATTTCTATATGA
- the LOC105281596 gene encoding hemolymph lipopolysaccharide-binding protein-like: protein MNGHYNYHVGQQIIYVYGQQQFKRLFTANNLEEKSVGGDYLITSGIGAHKLHLRRLCWNKARQVCVHEGGQLAVINSFSEEKILLRMLQENNLTVAWLGIHDLYEEGDWVTVKGEPLGSTGYTSWITLFGQYPQPNNGGGTEHCATLAIEGGRVGMNDLTCNAWNLPFFCEITV, encoded by the exons ATGAATGGACATTATAACTATCACGTGGGTCAGCAAATAATTTACGTATATGGTCAACAGCAGTTTAAACGATTGTTCACGGCTAATAATCTTGAGGAAAAATCAGTGGGCGGAGATTATCTGATTACTTCTGGTATCGGAGCGCATAAGCTTCATCTTCGTAGACTCTGTTGGAACAAAGCTCGCCAAGTCTGTGTTCATGAAGGAG GTCAGTTGGCGGTTATCAATTCGTTTTCCGAAGAGAAGATTCTTTTACGTATGCTGCAAGAGAACAATTTAACTGTAGCTTGGCTCGGAATTCACGATCTTTACGAAGAAGGTGACTGGGTTACTGTCAAAGGGGAGCCGTTGGGAAGTACAGGGTACACCAGTTGGATAACGTTATTTGGACAATATCCGCAGCCTAATAATGGCGGTGGTACTGAACATTGTGCAACTCTTGCTATCGAGGGTGGGAGGGTGGGGATGAACGATCTCACTTGTAACGCATGGAATTTACCCTTCTTTTGCGAGATTactgtataa